From Pseudomonadota bacterium:
TAGAGCAAGCAAAGCTGCAGGAAATATCTTTATACAGAATTGGAATATAGAACTTGCACGGATTTGGCTTGAAGAAAAAAAAGAAAGTTCTCACACACGTCCTTGTGCCTTTCCTATTTCACCCGGTGTTGTAAAAACGGATATGTCAGGAGGACCAAATTCCACGGCACCTCTAACGGTCGAAGAAAGCGTCACCGGTATGTCTGCCGTGATTGAAGCTGTACGGAAGCATAAGCAGTGTTCATTTTACCTTTATAATGGGGAAGTTTTGGAAAAGTACCCAGATCCCTTAGTGGTCCAAAACTTAAAAGTTGATTCTTAAAATTTAAAAACAATCCAAGCTTAAATGAGATGAATATAACATGTTATAACTTATTTAAAGGAGACCTCTTATGAACACAAATATTTATCTCGACACTAAGCTTTTTAACCACCTTGAAGAGTATATAAAAGCAAATAACCTAAGCCGAAGCTTTCTTATTAGAGAGGCACTCAATGCATGGTTCAAACAACATTCTAAGCCCAAATGGAAAGAAGGATTTTTTGACTTTAAACCAGCTGAAGATTTTCCATTGATACAGGA
This genomic window contains:
- a CDS encoding CopG family transcriptional regulator: MNTNIYLDTKLFNHLEEYIKANNLSRSFLIREALNAWFKQHSKPKWKEGFFDFKPAEDFPLIQELRENLVDPKEDPFI